GACAAGGCCCACCACGGCGCCGATGGAGAGGTCGATGCCGCCGGTGATGATCACCAGCGCCGCGCCGACGCCGATCACGCCGTAGAGCCCCGTCCAGCGGAAGGTGTTCTGCATGTTGTAGGCCGAGAGAAAGTTGG
This is a stretch of genomic DNA from Candidatus Hydrogenedentota bacterium. It encodes these proteins:
- a CDS encoding ABC transporter permease, with protein sequence MKKTLGIFGLLVVVCAFTAINSPNFLSAYNMQNTFRWTGLYGVIGVGAALVIITGGIDLSIGAVVGLV